Proteins encoded within one genomic window of Carassius gibelio isolate Cgi1373 ecotype wild population from Czech Republic chromosome A4, carGib1.2-hapl.c, whole genome shotgun sequence:
- the LOC127978620 gene encoding transmembrane protein 229A-like, translating into MRMTPRRAQHALPQWMRMYFYGMHGVTLDILLSSARRFLDHNDFRLLGFSSPYLCVVHSITHLVLEKLYLQKRCFQERPVVFHLVFYPSLFICLQILIGNVVTCTENIRVVSITQLVVHYILALYFANVFHKGFLSLQYQDKRVLLRSSSPNGLPGVLRFVFFGMHGFLDEVLFTSVFNLFEKSDQTLMGHTSLWSFFMYGSCSFVVDKLYLHLHFRRGWGTLQRLPIYICFIYTWEFSWGFALRQCGACSWDYSHYPLNFMGLVTLLYLPGWVCLSLYQDVLSNVLLRVVCNDRNDKEKPNAGANGRLLPKGKLENDQLHVGFS; encoded by the coding sequence ATGAGGATGACGCCGAGACGAGCTCAGCATGCTTTACCGCAGTGGATGCGCATGTATTTCTACGGGATGCACGGAGTCACGCTGGACATCCTGCTGTCCTCCGCGCGCAGGTTCCTGGATCACAACGACTTCAGACTGCTGGGGTTCTCCTCTCCGTACCTGTGCGTCGTGCACTCCATCACGCATCTGGTTTTGGAGAAGCTCTACCTGCAAAAAAGATGCTTCCAAGAGCGACCTGTCGTCTTCCACCTCGTCTTCTACCCGTCCTTGTTCATCTGCCTGCAAATCCTAATAGGGAATGTGGTGACCTGCACGGAGAACATCAGAGTGGTTTCCATCACACAGCTCGTTGTGCATTACATCCTCGCTTTGTACTTCGCAAATGTCTTTCATAAAGGCTTCCTGAGTCTGCAGTATCAGGACAAGCGGGTGTTATTGAGGTCATCCTCCCCAAACGGGTTACCCGGCGTCCTGCGCTTCGTGTTCTTCGGGATGCATGGCTTTCTGGACGAGGTGCTCTTCACCTCTGTGTTCAACTTGTTTGAGAAATCAGATCAGACCTTGATGGGCCACACGTCCCTGTGGTCCTTCTTCATGTATGGAAGCTGCAGCTTCGTGGTGGATAAGCTCTACCTCCATCTGCACTTCAGGAGAGGATGGGGAACCTTGCAGCGGCTTCCCATCTACATCTGCTTCATCTACACGTGGGAGTTCAGCTGGGGCTTCGCTCTGAGACAGTGTGGCGCCTGCTCCTGGGACTATTCCCACTATCCTCTCAATTTCATGGGACTGGTGACATTGCTGTATCTTCCAGGAtgggtctgtctgagtctgtatCAAGACGTCTTGTCGAATGTTCTGCTGAGGGTTGTGTGCAATGATAGGAATGACAAGGAAAAGCCGAACGCAGGTGCCAATGGACGCCTGCTGCCAAAAGGGAAGCTGGAGAATGACCAGTTGCATGTGGGCTTTTCCTAA